The sequence GGACCCGTGTCGCCTCCCACCCTGTGCTGAGCAGTGCTAGGCCTGGACTGAGCCCATCTGTTCCAGGGGCTGGTGCTCCCCTGGGGGTGGGAGGCCCTGCGGGTTGGGGGGTCCTCCGGGCAGGGAGAAGTGGAAGAGGCCCCGTGCCTTGGAGGAAAGGCCCAGTGGAGCAGGGTCATGGATTctgcagggttggggggtgggggagggcggcGGTTGGGAAGCCTGGGGAGAAGGTGGCATTTGAGCAAAGTCCCCTGGGAAGTGGGGGAGCACAACAGTGGAAGTAAACAGCCCCCCAGGGCCCAAGAgggagccagacttgcctgtggggaaggtgaggggtggggggcgggctggCCTCATTGATCCTTGTGTGCGTAATAGGACTGGgttgggaagtgtgtgtgtgtgtgtaagaacaTGAGGGAGAGTCGGCTCTGTTGGGGGGCCCGTGGCGTGTCGTCTGCACCTGCTTGTGGGTTTGTGCCGTGCCCTGTGTGTGTACGCGTGTGTGCTCACggacagcctggcaggctgcatgctccccccccaccccaccgccctgTGTCTTCCCTCGTCCTTGCTCATtcatccttctcttttctctctccccttcagtCTCTGGCTCTCATTTGGCCTTCCTGACCTGCCGTGGGCCCGGCACCACCTGTGTGATCTCTGTTTTCAGGGCCTTTGTATACCTCCTCCCGCCTTACCCCCCTTAGCCATCCTGCACCGGCTCCTCTTAAATACCTGCCGTGCTTCAGTTTGTGGGACCGGCTGGAAGCCTCTCTGCCCCCACAAACTGCCTTGGCCCCGGGCTCTGGGGGAGCCCTCAGAGGGCCCAGTGGactgtgtggggggtggggggtgggggtgacagggcacagagaggcctggggaggggaggggaggggtgtgaCCCTCACCCAGGGAGCCGAAGACAGTGTGGGGCAGTCTGCCAGGGATCCAGGGTCTTTGGGAGCCCTGGAGAGTGTCCAGCCAGAGAGGGAGGGTTTAGGACCAGGCTTCTGGCCATGGTAGAGCAGGGAGGGCACCGGAGGAGAGGCCTCTGGGCCAGTGGAGGGGACTGGGCTCAGCCACGTCCTCGGGCTCCCAGAGCTGTTCCATCACTCTCGCCATGCCCTCCTGGGACTGGCAGGCCAGGCTTATAGGTCTGTTCCTCGCTTTGGCTGCAACCAAGGTCGTAGGCCAGCAGGGCACAGAAAGTGCCCAGGCGCCAAGAGCCACACTGCATCTGTCTGTGCCTGTTGGCCACTGGGCCCACGCCACCAGGCGCCTGGAGAACTTGCAGGGGAGAAGCTCCGCCCCCCCGCCCAGCTCCCAGCCCGCTCTCCAAGGGGAGGTGGACCTGGGGGGTGCTTGTAGCCTTCGgcctccccagccaggggctcccTTCTGGAGGCCGAGTGCCAGGGTCTCTGAGGTTTGCGGGTTCGCTGGAGGGCCGTCCACCTTTTCCAGGGCCACTCTGGCCTCTGCTCCCACTGTGTAGCCTGCCTGACCGGGAGGCTCCTTGTCCATCAGGGGCCTGCTCTCTGGTCCCCAGCCCCTCTCCGGCCTGTCTCTGCAGCGCCTCTTCTGGGCAGCTGGGCCCAAGTCTCAGCTCCCATCTGTCTGTCTCCCACCCTCCCGCCCCCTAACGCCGCCTGCCCATCCTGGGGTGCCCGCTGCCTGCCCGCTGCCTGCCCGCCTGCCTGTAGCATGCCCAAGCTGTCCGCATGCAGGCTTCTGGAAAGAACCAACCTCCCCACCTGGCCCGGCCCCTGGCCCTGGAGCCCTGCCAGCCCCTGGAGGGGCTGGGTCACCTGGCTCCCTTCACCTGAAGGACACAGGTccagcctgggctcctgccctggCCGCATTGGCCCCAGCTCTGCAGGCCAGGCCGGAGGCTTACAGAGTCTGCTGGCCAGAGGGCAGCCCTCCCTGACCCTGAAACAGAACAGGCAAGGCAGCTGGAAGCCTGGGTCTCTCACCCACTCTCCCCAGTTCAGCGTTGCCACTTTGTGGGGGTGGTGGCCCTGAGCCTCTTCCTGGGcagagtggggaggaaggggccCCAGGGTAGGGGCGGCCTACCTGCCCGAGGTCCACTGGCAGCCTCAGGGCCTCCTTTCTCTATCAGGGAATACTTGGGGTGAACCCTCAGCTTCTGGGgaccaccccttcccccaccagCCCACTGCAAGCCCTTCCCAGTCATGGGGGCTGGGAGAAAGCACCCCGAGAGTGGTCTAGGATCGGGGCGCTCCGTGTctgccagggctgggggctgtgcAGGCCCACCTAAGGGATAccagggagggaaggatgggggcaCCAGGGCCTGCAGTTGGGGCCAGCCAGGAGctaaccccctccccacccctggttctcaccaccccccagccctgcagctccCACTGGCCAACGATGGGGGCAGCCGCTCACCGTCCTCCGAGAGCTCCCCGCAGCACCCCACgccccccgcccggccccgccaCATGCTGGGGCTGCCATCAACCTTGTTCACACCCCGCAGCATGGAGAGGTGAGCCTCCTGGTGGATGGTCGGGAGGTCAGGGCGCGCAGGGCCAGCCTCAGGGTGGCACTGGTGAGCTCTGTGGAACCCTCTGCATGTTGGAGGCTGGGGTAACCTCACGTTGGTCAGGACCCCCCTCCACCGgcactccctccctctcctttcagCATCGAGATTGaccagaagctgcaggagatCATGAAGCAGACGGGCTACCTGACCATCGGGGGCCAGGTAACCTAACGCACTTCCCTTGGTGGCCCCAGGGAGGGTGGGCACGACACAGCTGGGAGATGTGGGCCAGGGGTGAGGGCAGAGGCCTGCTGGATCCCCAGCCCTGGCTCTCCTTGCCAGCGCTACCAGGCGGAGATCAACGACCTGGAGAACCTGGGGGAGATGGGCAGCGGCACGTGCGGCCAGGTGTGGAAGATGCGCTTCCGGAAGACAGGGCACGTCATCGCTGTCAAGGTgagcccaccccaccctgcccatgGGAGCGCAACCCCCTTCCATGTCCCATGGGGCCCCTGCGCCCCAGGCTCAGCGCTAAGCCCTCGGCTGTCCCATGCAGCAAATGCGGCGCTCGGGGAATAAGGAGGAGAACAAGAGGATCCTCATGGATTTGGATGTGGTGCTCAAGAGCCACGACTGCCCCTACATTGTGCAGTGCTTCGGGACTTTCATCACCAACGTGAGACGAGGGCTTCCCCCAACGCCCCCATCTCTTCCCCCGGGCCCTGAGCCTGTCGGGTGGGCAGAGGGGTACAGCCACTGCTGTCCCTGCAGACGGATGTCTTCATCGCCATGGAGCTCATGGGCACGTGCGCAGAGAAGCTCAAGAAGCGGATGCAGGGCCCCATCCCCGAGTGGATCCTGGGCAAGATGACGGTGGCGGTGAGTGGCCTGGAGGCACGAGTGGGCAGGCAGGCGCCCCCCAGCCTCGGCTTCCACGCCGCCGATAAGTGCCCTCCCCTGCCTACACTGCAGATTGTGAAGGCGCTCTACTACCTGAAGGAGAAGCATGGCGTGATCCACCGTGACGTCAAGCCCTCCAACATCCTGCTGGACGAGCGAGGCCAGATCAAGCTTTGTGACTTCGGCATCAGCGGCCGCCTGGTCGACTCCAAAGCCAAAACGCGGAGCGCAGGCTGTGCCGCCTACATGGCAGTAAGTAGGGGGACCGGGGGTGCTGGCGGGAGGGGCGGTGCACCCACCCCGGGCCCAGGGCTCGTTCAtcaccctctcccacctcccacctgcaGCCTGAGCGCATCGACCCCCCGGATCCCACCAAGCCTGACTATGACATCCGGGCCGATGTGTGGAGCCTGGGCATCTCCTTGGTGAGTTGGGGCCCCGGCTTTTGGAGGCTGGGTTTTCTCGGGGCCCGGAGGCAGGGAGTGGCAGCAGAAAGGGCAGGGCCCCGTCCTCCCTGGCCGGCCCAGCCTTGCCCGTTTCTCTCCCAGGTGGAGCTGGCGACAGGACAGTTCCCCTACAAGAACTGCAAGACGGACTTTGAGGTCCTCACCAAAGTCCTccaagaggagcccccgctccTGCCCGGACACATGGGCTTCTCGGGGGACTTCCAGTCCTTCGTCAAAGACTGGTGagcacccccagccctgccctccagtCTGGAAGGCAGGGCAAGGTCAGACGTGACCCTGAGCTTAGGCCACTGGGGTGGGGCAAAGGGCcccctgggatgggggtgggggggctgcagactccagccagagCCCAAGCTCTAGGGGCTAGGAGTTGGGTCCAGACTCAGCCACAGGGAACCCCTAGCCCTGGAGTATTTGGCAGGGTGGTCCTTGGGCTTCACCAGGGGACTGTGAATGAGCACAGGTGTCCCAGGGCTGAGAGCTCAGAGGGTCCCATACCAATAAGCAGGGTGTCCGCACAGGAGCTTTCTGGGGGGAGGGTGGAGAGGTGGGTGAGAAGCCCACCCATCTACCTATCCCCCCCACCTACTTACTTCTCCCATGGGCGTCTCACGGTGCATGTCAGGTTTTTGTCACAGATAAGGGGCCTGAGTGCCAACCCTGGCCCCTCTGTCGGCACAAGGCTTGAGGGGCGAGGAcgtgggctccggcccacagatCCAGCGGCCCTGAGTCAGTGGGGCGGGCAGCCAGGCCCCGCCTCCTGGCtctcatttctctcctttctctctctcttcagccTTACTAAAGATCACAGGAAGAGACCAAAGTATAATAAGCTACTTGTGAGTACCCAggacccctcccagcccccatccAAAAACCCCTACCCCATTGGAGGCCAGGGAAGAGACACCTTGGTCCTGAGCCCCACCCCCTTGGGCCCCCAGGAACACAGCTTCATCAAGCGCTACGAAACGCTGGAGGTGGACGTGGCTTCCTGGTTCAAGGATGTCATGGCGAAGACGGAGTCACCGAGGACAAGCGGGGTCCTGAGCCAGCACCACCTACCCTTCTTCAGGTAGCCGCACGGTGGCGGCCGGCCCGCTGGGGGACACGGCCTCAGGCCCCCACTTCCCTGCACAGTCCCCCAGCTacccaccaggggagccctgggaCCCGGATGGCCGACAAGGGCTGAGGACAGATAGTAGGGGGCGCCGACCCACCCCCGACTCCCTGCCCACCAGCCGTGGACAGATGGGCCTGCCAGGCCCCAGCCCTTTCCCATCCTGGGATCAGCCGGCCGTACACGTGCCCCCAACCCCGACAGACACTGTGAACGGAAGACAGCAGGCCGCGAGCAGTCTTGCTATTTATTCAGTTGTAACCTCTGGGCTGGGGCGGCCCCCAGGGGTCGGGAGAGAGCCGCCATTCCCTGCACCCTCCCACACCGCGCtgtccccaccaccccctccatgCACACATGCACCCTGGCTCCATCTCCCTCTCTGCCACTTCCCTCTCTACCTCTCTGGCTTTCCCCGTCTCCCTCCCCGCCTCTGCCTCTCTCCTGGCCCAGGTCCTGCCACCCCCGGCAGGACCCCTGGGTCCACTTAGGTCTCTGGCCAGTGATGAGCCAGTTGGCGGGTGCCCTTCCCCCGGCAGGCGGGCTGGACATTGTGACTGCATCCGGACCCGggctggtctctctctctctttgatcTCAGGGGGTCCTTTTTGgagtttattgtattttattgtaCTTGGTGgggtgtttgggggtggggggaggagaagaGCTTGTTCTCATGGGCTTTGTTGGTACCTTCAGAAACTTTTACCAAAGTCGTGTTTAGCTGCTTGTGGCGGCAGCCCCCTGAACCGCCTGTGGGTActggggggctgggctgggggctgagctGTGGGGGCTCGGGCCACCACCCGGGAGAGACTAGTCCCAAAGGTAGGCTCTGGGGATGGGGGATTGCTCCTCCCTCAGGGCTGGAGACTGGCCAAGCTTGCAGGGGTGAGTGGAGGACCTCAGGGGGTACGGAGGAAGCCCAAGGGGCCGTGGCCACACAGGGTGGCCTTCAGGGACAGTAGGCGCGGGGCGTGGTGGAGGGCAGCCAGCGCTGGTGTGGCAGGGAGGTGGCGGAGGGAACGGGTGACAGAAGGGGGTCCATGGGGCCCCGGGAGGCAGGGATGAGGGTGCACGGATTGGACGTGGGGGTTCGAGGATGTGTTGACAGGGACAGAGGTGGGAGCAGGCCAAGGGCTGGGCGTGTGCAGGCAGTCACGCCCTCGTAGTGGCCCACGAGTGCCCCTCGACTCACCCGGAGCTGGCCAGTCCCCAGcccaccctgaggccccagcGTCCATGGGGCCCTGGGCAGCAAGCAGCCAGA is a genomic window of Ovis canadensis isolate MfBH-ARS-UI-01 breed Bighorn chromosome 5, ARS-UI_OviCan_v2, whole genome shotgun sequence containing:
- the MAP2K7 gene encoding dual specificity mitogen-activated protein kinase kinase 7 isoform X1 yields the protein MAASSLEQKLSRLEAKLKQENREARRRIDLNLDISPQRPRPIIVITLSPAPAPSQRAALQLPLANDGGSRSPSSESSPQHPTPPARPRHMLGLPSTLFTPRSMESIEIDQKLQEIMKQTGYLTIGGQRYQAEINDLENLGEMGSGTCGQVWKMRFRKTGHVIAVKQMRRSGNKEENKRILMDLDVVLKSHDCPYIVQCFGTFITNTDVFIAMELMGTCAEKLKKRMQGPIPEWILGKMTVAIVKALYYLKEKHGVIHRDVKPSNILLDERGQIKLCDFGISGRLVDSKAKTRSAGCAAYMAPERIDPPDPTKPDYDIRADVWSLGISLVELATGQFPYKNCKTDFEVLTKVLQEEPPLLPGHMGFSGDFQSFVKDCLTKDHRKRPKYNKLLEHSFIKRYETLEVDVASWFKDVMAKTESPRTSGVLSQHHLPFFR
- the MAP2K7 gene encoding dual specificity mitogen-activated protein kinase kinase 7 isoform X2, with the protein product MAASSLEQKLSRLEAKLKQENREARRRIDLNLDISPQRPRPTLQLPLANDGGSRSPSSESSPQHPTPPARPRHMLGLPSTLFTPRSMESIEIDQKLQEIMKQTGYLTIGGQRYQAEINDLENLGEMGSGTCGQVWKMRFRKTGHVIAVKQMRRSGNKEENKRILMDLDVVLKSHDCPYIVQCFGTFITNTDVFIAMELMGTCAEKLKKRMQGPIPEWILGKMTVAIVKALYYLKEKHGVIHRDVKPSNILLDERGQIKLCDFGISGRLVDSKAKTRSAGCAAYMAPERIDPPDPTKPDYDIRADVWSLGISLVELATGQFPYKNCKTDFEVLTKVLQEEPPLLPGHMGFSGDFQSFVKDCLTKDHRKRPKYNKLLEHSFIKRYETLEVDVASWFKDVMAKTESPRTSGVLSQHHLPFFR